The region ACCATTCTCTTCTTTAAAAATTTGTCTAATGACCCGCGATCTCATTATTATCATAATAAAAGGCGTTATTTTGCTCTGCTCTTCTCCTTCTATTAAGAATAAAGTACTTTCGTTAGCTTTGAAAAATCAATTTGTTTGCTTCATGCTCTTATCCAGGAAAAATCGTTAACCTTTAGTCTAACATCTTTCATACATTATTTCCCTTATAGTATCAAATCACTTTTCATTACTAGTTTCTGGTACATATACTATAATTTTTCCATTAGGATATGCCCCCTTCCACCCGCATGGCCATCCTCCCTGTTTATATATATCAAAAATCCGTTCATAAAAATTATCCGTTTTCCCATTAACTAACCTATTTAAAGCGCACATTGTAAGATCCCCCTCAACTTCTTCATTTATATCAATATAATCAAAAGGGAGAAAATCATTAGCGTTATTAATATGGTTACCAAAGTATTCATACAACTCATCTTGCAAAGAAGCAAAATCCAAATTATATACCTTTTCTACAATATTTTCACTTTCCACCGATTTAACATACTCCCACACAGTATAGTCCTCATTTAAGTCCTGTGACCATGCAAAATTTTGCGCCTCGCCAAAGTCGTTAATTACTTCCGCATTAGTAATAAAACCTCTATTATTAAACATCTTACTGTTATAAATAAAATTCATTACTTTTTCTACTAATTGTGTGTTTTCGCCAAAGTTCACGTTTATGTATCGATTCAGCACTTTAAGGTCCTCTCCCAACCTTTCTAGTCTGCTCATGATCCAGTTCATACTCATCTTTATATGCCAATGCAATTTCAACCACCCGCTCTAGTGAGAAATCTTCTTCATTCCAAAATCAAATCACTAGGAGCTGGATGAGGAACATTTTCTTCCAAAATTTCTATATACCTCCTTGCCGGATAACTTGGAACTATAAATTTTGTTTACCAATTCTTCTTTGGATAACCTTTTTTTCATAGTTTTCGCCTTCCTTTAATTAGTTCCTTGCTCTCCAAAATAATATGCAGGATCCAAAATGTTTTGGTGCATTTTCGGTGATAATAATTCCAAATTAATGAAATGACAATGGTACTATTCATCTAATACGGATACTTTTTAACAACCTACTATGTACCGAGCTATGTTTTGAATCCAGGCACTTACACATTTCAAATGCATCACTGTGTCCGGATCCAAGCATTTTACTCGCTATCCCGCGCATCTTTCGCAAATTGTTTCCGAAAACTTAAGGCAACCACAATCAGCAGCAGGGAAACAATCGCAACGAAAAGATATATTGGCTGGTATGCAGCATGTGCCGCCTCATTGAAGGCACTATGTAATGATTGCCTAACTTCCGGAACCGGGATCTGATCGATGTTTGCTTCGATATTACTGTATCCGCCAGAGCCTTGAACGTGTTTCATTGCTTCTTTTGGTATATCGTTCATATCAACATGCTGTTCTCGCAATTTTTCCGGGATTAGCGTACCAAGTTTGCTAAATCCCTGCTGTATAAATGTTGCAAAAATCGTTGGTGCGATGGTCAGCCCGATTTGGCGTGACACCGACAATGTGCCAATCGCGATACCTTTTTGGGTTCCGGCAGCATTGGCTGTTAAAACCGTTAATGGTGCGCCCAGCATGAAGCCAAAGCCGATTCCCGCGATTACAGTAAATATGATAAATGTCAGCTTGGTATCGGTAAAGAGTGCCAAGCCGGCAAACCCGATAAACGAGATAATTCCCGCAAACACCAATGTATTAACCGGGCCTCTCTTGTCAACAAAATGACCTCCCCCACTTGCGCCAATACCTGAGGCGAGTGCCAATGGGGTCATCCAGTAACCCGATTTGGCGGCTGGTATACCCAACACCTGCTCAGCAAAGGATGGAATAAAAATGACAGCACCGATAAATGTTCCTGACATGAACGCCATAATCATCGTCATGGAATAGGTCGATTTCCGCAATAAGGCAAACGGCAAAATCGGATCAACATTATTATGTTCTTGCCGTTTTTCCAGCAACAATAGTCCCGCAAAGATGATAATACCAAGTATTAAAAGGCCTAGGACACTCCAGCTAAGAAAACTGTCCAGTAAGTTGCCAGTACCAAGATTATTCACAGCAAACATGACACTTAAAATGGATAAAGATAAGAGCGTGATGCCTAGATAATCAATTTTGGACATGACAACGTCTTTTGTTTCTTTTAGGAAAACCCATCCGAATACAAATAAGATAATCCCGATTGGAACATTAATCAAAAACAGCCAGTGCCAATTTCCTGTCCAATCGATTAGAAAACTTCCGATATTGGGACCAATCACCGAAGCAATTCCATTCATCGCACCTAAAAAACCAAGCATGCTTCCTTGACGATTTTTCACAACGGTACTGATGACATGCGAACTGGCAATGATAAAAATACCACCGCCACCAAACGATTGGAGAAGACGTGCAGCCAAAAAGAAAGCAAAATTCGGGCTCAACGCTACACCAAGTGAACCAATACTAAAAAGCGCTATTTCAATCAAAAACAATCTTTTTCGCCCGAACCGGTCAGCCAATTTCCCTACAATCGGTGTGGTGACAGCAAGCCCAAGGGTATACAGGGTTATCCCCCAGGAGCCAAGTGTTGCCGACACATGAAAGGAAGCATTGATCGTTGTCAAAGCAGCACTAATAATGCCATTGTCCAGTGCTGCCATAAACACACCAATTAATAGAATAATAAATGAAACATTCATTTTCGTTTGTTGTTCCGCAGTATTCATTGCCGTTCATCTCCTGCCTGCCAAAATCTATCTTTGTGCAAGTATACCAGAACAAATTTTTAATGGCGATGGCAACACGACAAACCTCCCTGAATCTGGCAAGCTGTCTCTCAAGTTGGGCTGTTCTCTCACGAATTCATGTGATGCCTCCCGAGTTGTGCGCGCGCTCTCCCGTCTTTATGCTGTTGTCTCCCGGGTTAGACGTACGCTCTCCCGTCTTCTCACCGCTGTCTCCCGAGTTAAGGGCGCGCCCTCCCGTCTTCCTGCCTTTGTCTACCGAGTTGGCGCTGTTCTCTCCCGTCCCAAGCTAATTCCGTTCCAGCCCCTCCGCATAATCAAAATTATCAAAAGTCTAAACACACCCATCTAAAAATTCTCCACACCGGCCAAACTTGCCGATATGGAGAACTCCTCCATTATATAACGCTTCTCGTACTATTATTATGACTAAACTTATAAATCGCAATCAGAAAGAGGGCTGCAGCAAATGCAAATAAGATGAGTATATTTAAATACAAGCTGCCAAATGTGCTCCCTTCCTGCAGTTTCGTTAAGGTATCTAACGTCCACCGCTGTGGCAGAAACTCGGATATTTTCTGAATCGATTCTGGCATGACTTCTACCGGCCAAAAACAGCCTGATAGCATAACGGTTGGCAAAATCACCAAATTCATCAAAGCCTTGGATGAGCCCCGACTATTGGAAAATGCCACAATTACCAGTGATGCACCAATAGAAATCAGTGAAAAAATCGCCATAACCACCAGCGCCTTCCAAAACGGAACATTTAAATCGATTTGAAAGACATAAGTCAGTAGAACAAGCGTAATGATCACTTGAGCAAACATCACCATCATATTTACGATGATATTGGAAAGAATATATTTCCGTGCTGTAATCGGTGTCGACAATAATCGAAAGTACGTCCGATTTTCCTTTTCTGCTAAAATGATTTCCGATAAGTTGGCTGCTGACGTCATCATAATCATGATCAAAAACCCAAATGAATATAGTGTCGTATTTTTGCTAGTGGATGAATCCGCTAATGTGTTTGTTGTCAATTGAA is a window of Lentibacillus daqui DNA encoding:
- a CDS encoding cytoplasmic protein; translated protein: MNFGENTQLVEKVMNFIYNSKMFNNRGFITNAEVINDFGEAQNFAWSQDLNEDYTVWEYVKSVESENIVEKVYNLDFASLQDELYEYFGNHINNANDFLPFDYIDINEEVEGDLTMCALNRLVNGKTDNFYERIFDIYKQGGWPCGWKGAYPNGKIIVYVPETSNEK
- a CDS encoding MFS transporter encodes the protein MNTAEQQTKMNVSFIILLIGVFMAALDNGIISAALTTINASFHVSATLGSWGITLYTLGLAVTTPIVGKLADRFGRKRLFLIEIALFSIGSLGVALSPNFAFFLAARLLQSFGGGGIFIIASSHVISTVVKNRQGSMLGFLGAMNGIASVIGPNIGSFLIDWTGNWHWLFLINVPIGIILFVFGWVFLKETKDVVMSKIDYLGITLLSLSILSVMFAVNNLGTGNLLDSFLSWSVLGLLILGIIIFAGLLLLEKRQEHNNVDPILPFALLRKSTYSMTMIMAFMSGTFIGAVIFIPSFAEQVLGIPAAKSGYWMTPLALASGIGASGGGHFVDKRGPVNTLVFAGIISFIGFAGLALFTDTKLTFIIFTVIAGIGFGFMLGAPLTVLTANAAGTQKGIAIGTLSVSRQIGLTIAPTIFATFIQQGFSKLGTLIPEKLREQHVDMNDIPKEAMKHVQGSGGYSNIEANIDQIPVPEVRQSLHSAFNEAAHAAYQPIYLFVAIVSLLLIVVALSFRKQFAKDARDSE
- a CDS encoding ABC transporter permease, which produces MRDILWLIGKTLRTTFRYKKNILLYLAAPIAGILVALLAVGGQESEMTIGVVNQDEGSIATETIAFLKGLDNIQVKELQKGDITENVTSRKVDGVITLEQGYSKSVLAGAPDHIGLTSIKGESVTGFVKSYLYQYIDNLSALGKAADGDPDTFANMYKDYQQADFQLTTNTLADSSTSKNTTLYSFGFLIMIMMTSAANLSEIILAEKENRTYFRLLSTPITARKYILSNIIVNMMVMFAQVIITLVLLTYVFQIDLNVPFWKALVVMAIFSLISIGASLVIVAFSNSRGSSKALMNLVILPTVMLSGCFWPVEVMPESIQKISEFLPQRWTLDTLTKLQEGSTFGSLYLNILILFAFAAALFLIAIYKFSHNNSTRSVI